Genomic DNA from Haloarcula marina:
GAGGCGTCGGGGACGCCGACGACCATCGTGCTGGACGATACCTGCTCGCAGAAGGTCCTCGACGTGGCCGCCCAGCGCGGCGTCGACGTGGTCGTCGCCACCGGTGACGGCGACTACGTCAAGCAACCGACGAGCGTGCAGGTCCGGACAATCGGCTAGAGTCCCTTTTTACGCTAAAAAGGCCAGAATCGCCGACGGCGATTCCGGTATCTGTCGGAGCGCAGCGACGACAGGCACGTCAGTGCTACGCTCTAACGAGAAACCGCGACGCTCCGTGTCGCGCGAATGCTCGTGGAACCCGCTATGAGTCTCCGAAACGGCCCACACTCACAGCTCTCGAACAAGTAGCACGCCGTCGCCGTCCTCGTAGTGGTCGGGGATGCGCTCGGCGACGGTGTACTCGAACCCGTCGTAGAACGACCGCGCCCGCTCGTCGTCTTCACGGGCGGTGAGTCGAACCGTCTCGAATCCGCCCGCCCGGAGGCGTTCCAACAGCGCCGTCATCAGCGCCGTCCCGTGGCCCTGCCCCTGCATCGCCGGGACGACGGCGAACTCCGCGACGTACGCGACCGGATGGTCCGGGACGACGAGCGCGTAGGCGATGGGGCCGCCGATGTCCGTAACGAGCACCAGCGGCGGGCCGTCGATGGCCACGTCGAGCAGTCCCGGCCACGGTTCGTCGAGGGCGGCCGTCTGGATGGCGCCGAGTCGGTCGGCATCGTCGGGACGGGCTTCGCGAATCATCTCAGACGAGACCGGCGGCGAGAACGATGCCGACGCCGGTCAGCGCCGCAGCGAACGTCGCCAGCGTGTTGACGCCCTGATTACCGACGACGGTTCCCTCCACCGTCGCGCCGAGGAGGCTGTCGACGGTCATTCCGACGAACCCGCAACAGAGGACGACCGCCCCGCCGACGGACCCGACGCTGTCGAGCGTGAGCGCGGCGATACCGGCGATGATGGCCGCGCCGACGAGACCAGCGACGACGCCCTGCCACGTGACGCCGCCGTCGGTGCCCGGTTCGACCGGCTTGAGCGTCGTGATGAGTCGCGGGTTGTCGTAGAGGCCGCCGAACTCGCTGGAGAACGTGTCCGTCATCGCGGCGGCGACGGCCCCGGCGAACGCGTACAGGAACAGGTCCGGGTCGACGGCGATGTGGCTGGGACTGGCCGCCCACGCGAGGACGGCGACGAGGGCGACGATGGAGTTCGCGAGGACGTTCCCGCTCCCGCGCGCCCCCTCGTTCTCCTCGGCGATGCCGCGGTCCTGTTTCTCCTCGTAGCGGTACTTCGTCGAGAGGCCGCCGAGGCCGAAGAACGTGATGAGCATGGCGAACCAGCCGTAGCCGCCGAGGACGATAGTGAGGAGCGAGAGGAGGACACCGGTGAGCATCCCCGGGAGCGAGGCGGTGTCGAGCGCGTAGGCGACGTAGCCGAGGACGGCCGAGATGCCGAGCGCGACGAACACCCGCTGTGTGGCGACGGTCGGGTCGAGTTCGAAGAACAGCCACAACAGGAGGCCGACCGAGAGCATCACCAGCGGGTCGTCGCGCTCGAACAGTACCGACCGGAGGAGGGCGGCGACGAGCGCGCCGGTCGCGGCCAGAAACAGCACGTCGCCGGTCGGTATCGAGAGTCCCTGAATCGCCGCGGCACCCAACTGCCCGGCGGCGCTGGCGAGGAAGCCGACGACGACGAACCCGGCGGCTCCGAACACCTCGTCGGTGTTCACCTGTCGCGCGAGTCGCTGGCCGAGGTTGCCGTAGGCGACGAGAAGCACCGTGCCGACGAACACCCACACCGGCAGTTCGAACTGGACCGCGATGAGCGCCAGTCCGGCCGCGGCCAGTGAGAAGGCCGTCAGACCGTAGAGCTTCCCGTCCTCGTAGTCGCCGGGGCGGGCGAACAACTCGAACAGGGCGCTCCCTTGGTCGATGGCGGTCATCGCGAGGACCGCGACCAGCACGAACGGACCGGTCGCGGCGACAGTCGCGAGGGCGGGTGAGTCGAGGCCCGTCGCCAGTGGCACGAGAAACGCGAGCGTCCCCACCACGGCGAAGGCCCCGGCACGGCGGACTGTCGAAGTCACGTTCCGCCGGTATCCCCGAGAGCCACTTACTCTTTCCGAACGACCGAGGACTCCAGTCTTCGGACCGTGAGGTTTAGGCGAACGCTGGCTGTACCCGTC
This window encodes:
- a CDS encoding GNAT family N-acetyltransferase translates to MIREARPDDADRLGAIQTAALDEPWPGLLDVAIDGPPLVLVTDIGGPIAYALVVPDHPVAYVAEFAVVPAMQGQGHGTALMTALLERLRAGGFETVRLTAREDDERARSFYDGFEYTVAERIPDHYEDGDGVLLVREL
- a CDS encoding DUF92 domain-containing protein translates to MTSTVRRAGAFAVVGTLAFLVPLATGLDSPALATVAATGPFVLVAVLAMTAIDQGSALFELFARPGDYEDGKLYGLTAFSLAAAGLALIAVQFELPVWVFVGTVLLVAYGNLGQRLARQVNTDEVFGAAGFVVVGFLASAAGQLGAAAIQGLSIPTGDVLFLAATGALVAALLRSVLFERDDPLVMLSVGLLLWLFFELDPTVATQRVFVALGISAVLGYVAYALDTASLPGMLTGVLLSLLTIVLGGYGWFAMLITFFGLGGLSTKYRYEEKQDRGIAEENEGARGSGNVLANSIVALVAVLAWAASPSHIAVDPDLFLYAFAGAVAAAMTDTFSSEFGGLYDNPRLITTLKPVEPGTDGGVTWQGVVAGLVGAAIIAGIAALTLDSVGSVGGAVVLCCGFVGMTVDSLLGATVEGTVVGNQGVNTLATFAAALTGVGIVLAAGLV